The genomic window AAAAGCATATTTCATTCTCATAAGCTCCAACCATGTATTTTAGCATTGGAGCACTACAACATGATCCATGTTAGGTATGGTAAGTTTACACAACTCTGTTTTTGCCACTCAGGCATGGTGGGTATGTCCATTGTCAGCATGCTTCCATTCGGCAAGCCAAAGTTTGACGAAATGAGGGTGAAGTTCTTCAGAAAGTTTGTGGGGAAGAGAGGAGTGGTGGCAGCCGGGCTGGGTGGCTTCATACACGGAGTGGGGATGACCATCTGCGCATCAGTAAGTACAGGTGTTGTCATGCCTAAACCTCAGACAGGTGGCAACCATGTCTGTTGGCACTGGCTTTAGACCTTGGATAATGTTTCTCTGTAAACCTTACATAAATGAATTAGCGATTTGCTTACTATTAGGTATTGATCACTTCCTGCAAAACTAGTAGACAGCAAAAAGAATTGTTAGTAATTACCACTTAACTCAATTCTGGACGGGTTCTGCTTAGCTTGACATAAAAATTCCTGCTTTCCTTATCATCTGAAACTGTACAGCTAATGATTTATTATGTATTGATGTATGCAAATCTATATGGCTACATGCACACGGAGTATTTCGTATAAATCTTGATACAGTCAACCTGCTGAAGAGAGTTGTGGTACATTGATATCACATTGGCACAAATTCATGCCATTGCCTCCACTGCTTGCATCAAGATCCAGATTAAGCAAACCAGGTGGCAGTAGCAGGACTACGCGACAAAGGTTTGCAGGTAAATGTAAATTGTTGGGCCTACACAATAGTtaagtttttaaaaatttgcTGGGACCGAGCAGCAACAATGACtttaacacatacatgtagatgtcacaGTGAAGATACAGAGAGACAGTCGTGACTCAGGGTGCTTGCTTTACTTACCTTGGTCCCAAATATCTTTGGGAGTCAATAATGGTTATGGATAGGGTGTGGATGTCAACTGTCTATGCACTATCCCTGTTTCATAAGGCTCCAACATAGATTTTAGACATAGATTTGTACATAACAACCGGTTGGTATTCAAGTAGCAAAAAGTTACCATAACATCTGAAAGGGAATGCAGCAAAAGAGCTCAACCACTCTTGTTTCTATTAGGGCATTACTACTACAATGAACACATCTATCAGATGGTGCGTGGTTCAATAATCTTGTTCTGTTTGAAGTGTGATCATAAGAGCTGTCACCTCTCCTGCCCATCAGATGTTGAAACATTGACCTAATTCAGCAGAAGCACCATCATTCTCATTTAGGTTACCCCAGATGATGCGGAACAGAGGTACTTAACAAGATTACAAATAAATTGTTCTTCATCATGACACCCTAACTGATTAATTCTGCATAAGCCGGAGCATGTCTCTACATGTGAAGATTACAAACTGACCTATTTTGATGAGAGACTGAGCAAACAGATACTTTTTGTGCCATTACAAGGAAAGCTATCCATACAAAAATGCTAAAATGGACTTTGATTCACCaatgaaaatacacaatacacattCATATGTAGAGAAACAGTAGCCAACACTACATCTGTTGTTAAAAATGTGTCATTTCCTGTACCTTATCATAGAGAAAACCATACTTTTTGTTGATTCATCCATTCACAACATTTTTATTTGGTTTGCAAGTCTGTTGAAATAACAACAATGTGTAAGTGCTTCGAAAGATGGCTCCTCCTCATTTCAAAAGAACTAACATTTGtagattcagcaccaaggaaagagcCATACCAGCAGCATATGCAGCATTTCCAACCCCAAATGGCAGGCTTTCAAGGATAGAAAATAATTTCGTAACAATGTTCTAGCCTGCTAAGACCATAAGGCACTGTACCCGTACCACAATGTCTCTGCTCAGGATAGCTAAATCCTTTGCACTCAGCTAGTGAGGACTGAGTGTGCTTACACACGAATGGCTTATGCAGCACAACAAATGGTAATTTGATTTGACAGAAGTATGTCTAATGCACGGAAACAAAAAGGGGACCATGATTTTATCAACAGTATCTAGCATGGCAGCTGATCAGAGCTACTTACCTCCACTCTTATGATTTGTGCATCGTTAAACTTGCCTCAATGCAGAATTATGAGTACAACATTAGCAATATGGTCACATCTTACCAAGAACGGGGACTTGCGCTAGTGGCAGATTAAGTTCATATTTACGATACTTTAAGCATGTTTTGCTGCCCTGCAGCTTCTCGCTAAGCAGATTTTGATAGGAACCCCATTTATGATAGCGCTAGCCAAATACTAATGGGGGAATTCACTTGGGAGGAAAAGGGATGTTGTTGGGAGAAGCATCTGGATAAAGGTCCATTTACCTTTCCCCCGTGTTGTTGCAGTGCCCAGGGGTGCTGTACATCCAACTGGGGACAGGAACGTCCAACGCAGGTACGCAGACATGTGCAGATATCCAGCTTCTCTTATTACAGTTTGATTGAATGATTCCAGATAATGACATTTGCAATTTCTTCCCTTTTGGATGGTGCCAAAATGTTTTCCAATGTGTGAGCAGATTTTGCCTAATGGGCAAATAGGTAAATGGCTTTCTATGTGTTCTTTCCAGTGCTAACACTCTGCGGAGCGCTGTCTGGAGCCCTTCTGTACGGCATGGTTGAGCCGACGGTGGTCAGACTCTCAAAACCCGGTGCCGTCGCCCCCAGCAACACGTAATTACCCCCACATACTTCTGCAGCACTCTGTCCATTGCAGAGCATCATCTTGCAGTAAATATTAATCCGCAAAAAAGCTCTCAGCGCCTGCATGAGTATTTTCATTCATAATGTGCGTAATAGTGCCACAATACATTATGGCACTGACCAACTATCAGCGGAAAATGGATTTCAGTCCGGCAGAAAATGGATATTTCTGAATGATAGGCCATCCATTTTGGGGTAGAGTAGCAAGTTTCGCAGTTTGGCCGTTACTGCAAGTATAGAGATCGGGGCATCTAAGTGCCCACTGTCCACTTTGCTTGTTGCGGACATTGCCAGGTTTTGGCATTGATGGATGCATAGAGATGGACTGAATAAATATGCAACAAGGAGGGCAGTCCTGGTGTTAAAAGGTTGAAAAGGGGCACACAATCTGTTCCCACAAGAGATGAAGATACCCAAAAGCCCTGCCCCTATTCCACAGGGAAAATTTCCACAGGAGGCTTTACATTACGGCAGATTAAATCACATCTTTTCACAAGTTTTCCACAAAATGAAGTGTGACATGTCATCTAACAAAGAAAGTGAGTAGCGGCACAGTGGAAAAATAGAACGGGACAAAGTTGACTCACCTCTCGTACGGGTGCATGTGTTCCATCTTTAGGCTGGATCAGTTCCTTGGCACCCCCTACTTTGTCGCTGCACTGCCCATTGCTGCAATGTTGGCAACCTGCGTCTTCGCACTGGAGCTTTTCCAGCCCTGGGGGTCCGATCTGACGGTAAGCAGCAGTCACTCCACAGTCCTTTCTGTGCTGAGGCTATTAGAGGATTGAGATTGTTGCTCAGCTGCCTCACTGATATCCCATTACCATAACGCGTGGATGGTAAGGGTCACTGCTCCCAGCTTCTCGGCTGTGCTGTTGCATGCCCACCCTGCATGTGATCAATAGACTGTGGCGCCTGTTAGCTTTTGATTTCCTCAATCCTGGCTTTGGGTCTACACTGGTAACTTGTGCTCTTTTGTGGCAAGTAAAGAGTCATTATTACCTCATTTGCTGGTGAACCTGAGCCTAAAGTACCAAGGGAGAACCAATCAAGTACCTGGCATAAGTGAAGCCTTTCTCTCTTTTCTACTTGTGATTTCCAGTCATGACATGCAGCCAATTAGATGTAAGAGACTAGTTTGAGTGCATGCAATCCATTACAATTTTATGCAAAAAGCCTCATCCTTCATTCACATGGAGAGTATTGAAATTGATAATTTCCCTTTGATATTTGCAGCAGCCCAACAGTGCGGTAGCATCTGCCCTGGAGCTACGGGCATGGCCCCCGTATCTGTCAGGTGCGTATCACCAATGTCACTGGCACTGGTCCCCTTCCATTCTTTATGGGATTACactttatttttcaattcatCAGTTTTTCCTTTGCAGCAAAGGACATTGTGGTCTGGCAGAAGCCATTAGGTTGGAGAGTGTTCCAGGTAGCTTTATCTAGGTTAATCTACACGAGGACCCCACTTCAATTTGCTGAGCACACTCCAAAGTTACAAAGGAGGGAGTTCTAAATTATTCAAGATTAGCGTCTAAGCACATTGGGGGAAAAGTTTTAGGAATAATTATGTGGGGAAAAGCACATTTATCATACAAATAGGAAGGCTGCACAGTTAAATTGGCAGATGAGAATATTGAATGAGAAAATTCAGTCTGCCTGCAGTTAGCAATAGGGGGGCTCGCTGGGATAATAACTGTGTCTTAAAAGCTCTATAGAGATGTGACATCCTGGCCCAGAAacattttaaagtttaaaagtaAAAACTTTTTGAAGTTACCGTAGTCAACTGCTATTCAAAAATTATCATGTAGTGGAATAGTCCATTGGAATGTCTCTTGATTAAAATCCTCTTCAACTGTGATGTAGGTTTAATATGATGGAAATAGCGAAACACTTTGATGTCCAATTCCTATGGATTGTACTCTTAACTGTTAGCAATCTGGATCAAATGATTACCATCAGGATGACATTATGTATGttaaaacatgcaacaattgTCAGGGAGAGAATTTTATCAAAAGACTGCTGATATGGTTCTTGCATAAACATGAGAATATTAGAAAATATGAGATTTTCTTCAATAGATACTATGTATTACAAAGAAGTAAACTTAGTTCTGGTAAACTGACATTAACTTTGATGGTCAGCATTTGTCCTGCGTTAGACtgtcatttcagcaccaaggacagtcccACTGGGACAGGTGCAATCAAGCGTGTGCTCATCACATCATGTGATTATCTGGCATAGATGACAAGAAAAAAGCTGCCATTCTCTTCTAATATATGTGCATAATGTCCAGGACAAATGCCCGTAGAGCAGACCTTTAGTTCTTTGGTTAGTAAAGAAGTTAAAACGTTGTTAGTTATCAGCTTGAGGTTAGACATGTAGTGACTCCCTCCCCACCTGTGTGGTGTGTGCAGGCATGTTGGCAGGCAGTGTGCAGGGTGTGTTGGTCCTGACCCTGGGGGACACCATCGGCAGCAGCACCAGCTATGCAGCCATGGCATCCCTGGTCCTGGTCACTGAGAAGATGGAGAGACTGTCGCCCTACCTCAGGAGCTACAAGAGGAGTCCAGCAGCCTGGACACAGGTACTAGAATCACTCTCAATTAACATTTGTTAACTCAAAGTTAAATGGAGGAGGGCATTGTATAAGCCTTGTAGCCTTCTTTCCTCCTCTTTCACTTTTtaaatacagtactgtacatttcTTTACTTCACTGTTATTGTTCTTATGtgtgaaaaaataaaacaaaacaaactttataaAGATGTTGTTTTATCCTTTCATAGATGTGCAGATCACAGTTTTACTTTGGATATGGTTTTTCATAAACAGCAGATAACTCAGCCATTGCTTATAATGATGCAATTCAATGATACAACCAGATCTGTACAATTAACACGTTGATTTGCCTGTTATATGAAAAGGTTAAGTTGCAAAATGTGATTTGTATTCATATCTGGGAAACACTTCTGCTTCCAGGCTGAAGTTAAAAGGTTTTGGAACTGAAAATACTGCTGAAAGGCACTTCAGTCCTTTCTGCACAAAACCTCTTCTAACCAGTTGCAAGAACTTTCTATGGTTAAGAAATTATGCTCTCAATGGAATCCACAGCCTAATTATTTGCTATATGATAAGAAATGTCCCTTTGTTACCTCAGTAATATAGGGGTTGAAAAGAATAAATGGGCTGGAATAAGTTGTTGGAAAGGCAGGGTTCAGTGAAATACAACATCCACCCCTGGAGATCTCAGGTCATGACTGGGTCTCTGCTCCTTTGCCCTTTCTAGCCAGTGATTTTATTTTAATTCCCCTTTGTACCTCTGGTGCCTGAATTCTGCACAAACGAATAAAGCATCCCTTAGCTCCAGGCAGATGTTACTGAAGGATTTGTGTTTTCTGACTCAAATTTCCTTGGTTGCAGAAAAAGTTTCATCCCTAGTTTCATGTTTACTTGTACGAAACAATGCCCTGTATACATTCGATAAGTCCCTaaatttttacaattttactAAAAGTTTTTACAATTATCATGTAATGATCATGTGCTAAAGGTTTTCGTAGATGAGTTCTAAACAAGCCATCTCCCCAGGTCCTGTTCTGCGTGTCTTCAGTCCTGGGTGGATTCTTGTCTGCTTCCTTCTCTGGGGCCCTTGGTACTGTACCTGGAGTGTCAGGCCTGGCAGCTTACCTGGGCGGAGTCATCATGGTCTTTGGGGCCAGGACTGCATCAGGATGCACAAGGTGGTTGTCTTGCCATGAACAAAATTAACTTTTAAGTTCAGAAgctgatgtttttttcttttttttccagtgtATCAATAGGTAGATCATTTGTCTTGTGTTGTGCAAGTAATACTCTCACAAGATGATTAACTTGTACACAAGGTGAACATGAACGACATTTCTTCTCAATTTTGCCGATTTAGTGCAGGTTTACCTTTACCTAAGCTGTCCAAATGTGCAtttgttgtaacagttgtaatacCATTAAATTTTAAGTCATTACATTCTTGAATAATGTAATTTTTATCATTATACCAAAATGTTTATGAGCCTTTAGATTCTGGAAATCAAGAATTAATTTTAGTTGCCATTGTTTTTTCTAGTGGCCATGGTCTGTCTGGGAGTGGGATCCTGTTCCTGCTGTCCTTTGTGGTGCTGCCTTCCATGTACCTGGGAGGGGTACTGACTGCTGCAGTCCTGTCTGCAGCACAGGGTTAGGTGTAGCACCCACATCTGGCCAGGCTACAGAACAGGACTCACCAGTTGCATTTGTTTAAGTCCCCGGGAACTGCCAGGTAACAGAAACTCCTGGCCTAGGTATATCTTGTCCTGAATTATTTCAGCCAATAGCATAGGTGTGTACCAGGTTAATATCATCCACATGGGGTGGAAGAGACAATTTGTATTTTCTATATGCacgcacatatatatatgtatatcatacatAAAACTATATTCTAGATAAGAATTATATTCTAAACTCTATATAAGTGTTTATACCAAACATTTAAAGTGAGACTTTTCTTAAACCTTAAGATATCTTCAAGTGCAAACTGAAACAGAGTGTAAGCAGTTATTTTCTTGCCACAAAGAccaaaatagttctaaagtaATTGACAATCATAGAAGACAACAGACAAATGAACTCCATGTGTGTCAGGACCTGTGTTGTTCCAATATCAAATTCAGGAGCACCTGACAAAAGTATTACTTGTTTAGCTTTTGCAGAAGGGGCAGAAGTTGCCTTATCAAAACTTGATGCTTCAATTATCAAAATTTGTCAATATCTTTTACAGTTTGGTAGAATTTCCTATCACTGAAATCTTTGCAGGCTAGAccacttttattttcaaacttaGCATCGTTTGCCAGACCTTTATTCTTCCTGCAGCCTAAACCCCTACAATACCCTCCTATTAAGGCAGTGATACTTGTTATACCATAttgaacctgaacatgagtgAGTTCATTTATCTCTTGGTTCCTTTCTGAACAATAAAGAAGTAAAGAGCTTTCAAGACTGTAAGAAAGATTGAGTTATTTGACTATCATGAAGTTGAACAATTTCCTGGAGCTAAGGAGTATGAGAGGAAATTGAACATAACAATAATCACATATCTTATGTCATATAGAATCATCTCAATCTGATATTGTTACCCAGAGGCATATCATCCATACATGCCATAAGGGGTAAGACTAAGAGA from Branchiostoma lanceolatum isolate klBraLanc5 chromosome 4, klBraLanc5.hap2, whole genome shotgun sequence includes these protein-coding regions:
- the LOC136432845 gene encoding thiosulfate transporter TsuA-like, giving the protein MDSEAKSRQRVAKQQSGNARNGGEEKIAGDKEPSSRMSAFSMIACVLAGMTFGFAVEKGRVFEPAAVRGQMSFSRFIMLKMFLSAVATGMVGMSIVSMLPFGKPKFDEMRVKFFRKFVGKRGVVAAGLGGFIHGVGMTICASCPGVLYIQLGTGTSNAVLTLCGALSGALLYGMVEPTVVRLSKPGAVAPSNTLDQFLGTPYFVAALPIAAMLATCVFALELFQPWGSDLTQPNSAVASALELRAWPPYLSGMLAGSVQGVLVLTLGDTIGSSTSYAAMASLVLVTEKMERLSPYLRSYKRSPAAWTQVLFCVSSVLGGFLSASFSGALGTVPGVSGLAAYLGGVIMVFGARTASGCTSGHGLSGSGILFLLSFVVLPSMYLGGVLTAAVLSAAQG